In Candidatus Neomarinimicrobiota bacterium, the genomic stretch TGAGCGCTGCAATGCCGGGAAGGGTCAAAGTTGCTCCCAAAGCAGCAAGAATTGCTAAAATTAGAATGAGATTCCATACGAGAGCAAAATTTGCAATGAGACCTGACATTTTGTAGTACACCAACATAAAAATCAGCACGAGCGCAAGTCCAATTAACACTGAATTGGTTCCTTGCCGGACGGAATCGGCACCTAGAGATGGCCCAACAACACGTTCTTCAATAATGTTTACCGGTACCGGGAGTGCGCCGGCGCGAAGCACAATGGCAATATCTTTGGCTTCGTTCATATTTGCAAATCCTTCAATCCGCGTTCCGCCACCGGAAATTTTCTCTTGGATTGTTGGTGCCATGTGTACTTTTTTATCAAGCACAATAGCAACGCGCCGACCAACGTTCGATCCGGTAACCATTGCCCATTTTTTGGAACCGTCTGTATTCATATCAAGAATAACAATGGATTGACCCGACACCGTAGATGATTGTTGTCCAATAGTTGCATTCGCTTCTTCGACAACCCCTCCGGTAATTTCAGGATTACTTTCGAGGAGATAAAGTCTGTAAAATGTTTCGGGTGATCCTTCTTGCACTTGTGCACTAAGAGCTTCGTCTCCAAAAAGAAAGACACCGTTAACATTACGAAGGCGTTCTCTCACCTCTTCCATTTCGAGAATTTTCTTTATAGCATATACATTTTTTTCAGGAACCCCGACATCATTCCCAAGATTTCGCAGCAAAGATGAGAATGGGCGATCTTCGAATAACTGCCCATCTACGGTAACAGAATCACCTGCATTTACTTCTGTTTCTTCTTCACCGAATAGTTCGCTAACCGAAACTGCTTTGTCTTCACTGTCCGGCAATTTTTCGTCGGTCTTTTCAGTTTTCTCAGTCGATTCCTTTTCTGCTTCAATGTCTTGGTTATCAGCATTAGCAAAATCTTCATTCCCAAGAAGGACTTTATCTATTTGAAGCAAGACATCATTTACAACAACCGGGTCTTTTACAATAAAGAATTCCAGCAGCGCGGTACTTTGGAGTAGCGAACGAGCTCGTTGAGAATCTTGAATTCCGGCGAGCTCAACAATAATTCTACGATTGCCTTGTTTTTGAATCGTCGGTTCGGACACACCAAATTGGTCTACGCGATTCCGGATAATTTCCAAAACACGGTTTACAGCATCGTCGGCCTGGTTCCTGAGTGCAGCCATAATTTCATCATCATTCGCTCCCAGTTCATGATAATATCTTAAAAGTCGAAGTCCGTTTTTACTTGCTATTTGTTCGAAATGAGTGAAAAAATCCAGTTCGGTTTGATCTGCTAAATCTATCTTAACAACTTCAAGTACCTTATTAAATCGTTGGTCTTTGCTTAACGCAAGATTATCCAATAGGGTAGGAAGATCTACTTCAAGGACAATGTAAATCCCGCCTTTTAAATCGAGCCCTTGTTTCAGTGAGCCCTTTTCAATATCGGCGAGTTCCCCTTTTACTCTTAGAGAATCTTTCTCATCCATAGAAAGGGATTGATACTGATAGGTTGGTATTAAGGCATACACCGCCCAAGCGAGTACGAGGGCGATAACGATGTATCGTGGTGTTAAGTTTTTTCGCATTTAATTATTTTTTTAATTTAGGTTACAGAAAAGCCTACGAATATAGCGCACCTATAAAAGAGGTGTCAAATTCTATTTCAAATAATAGTCAGGACTTAATTTACTCAACAACCTTCAACTTTCGCCCAACTTTAATAAAAGCCGCCACCGCTTTGTCGAGGTGTTTCTTTTCCATTGCGGCGGAAATTTGTATGCGAATCCGTGCTTCACCTTTTGGAACTACGGGAAAGAAAAACCCGATTACATAAATGCCTTCTTCTAAAAGCGTAGCCGCCATTTTTTGAGAAAGGACTGCATCGTAAAGCATAACCGGTACGATAGGATGTGTTCCCGGTTTAATATCGAAACCGGCATCGGACATTTTTTCTCTGAAGTAAAGCGTATTTTCTTCCAGTTTGTCTCGCAATTTTGTTGTTGATGAAAGCATTTCAAATACCTTTATACTGGCAGCAACAATTGCCGGTGCGACAGTGTTTGAAAATAAATATGGTCGCGAGCGCTGACGAAGTAAATCAATAATTTCCTGGCGACCGGTAGTAAATCCGCCAGAAGCGCCGCCCAGTGCTTTCCCAAGCGTGGATGTAAAAATATCAATTTTATTCATAACATCGCGATGCTCTGCAGATCCGCGACCTGTTTTTCCGATAAATCCTGTTGCGTGCGAATCATCTACCATGACCATAGCATTATACTTTTCAGCGAGTGCCGTAATTTCATCTAACTTGGCGATAAAGCCATCCATTGAAAAAACGCCGTCTGTGGCAATCATTTTAATGCGTGATCCGTCAGCTTCTTTGAGTTTGGATTCCAAATCTTCCATATCGCTGTTGGCATACCGAAACCGTTGGGCTTTGCAAAGCCGTATTCCATCAATGATCGAGGCATGGTTTAACGCGTCAGAAATAACTGCATCTTCCGGCCCGAGAAGCGTTTCGAATAATCCGCCGTTTGCATCAAAGCATGAGGTATAAAGAATCGTATCATCAGTTCTGAAAAATTCAGAAATCTTTCGTTCGAGATCTTTATGAATTTCCTGAGTTCCGCAAATGAAACGAACGGACGACATTCCAAATCCGTATTTTTCTAGCGCTACCGCGGCGGAAGCTTTTACGTCCGGGTGATCGGAAAGTCCGAGATAATTGTTAGCGCAAAAATTGAGAACTTTTTTTCCTTCTATTGTTTGTATAGACACGCCCTGTGGCGTGGTGATTGTGCGCTCGGTTTTAAATAATCCCTCATGTTCGATTTGTCTGAGGATATCGGTGTAAATCTGTTTTGAATTACCCATATGTGATTTAGCCACGAAGTTCGCTAAGAATCGCTAAGTAAGTTTGTATATTTAGAATTTGAAAATACGGTTTTACCTTCGTGAAATTTGGTGCACTTAGCGGCAAAAGTTTTACCATTCCAGGATGACCTTTCCGCAATCGCCATCTTCAATTGTTTTGAATGCGTCTTCAAAATCTACTGCCGGAAATCTATGTGTAATAACTGGTGAAACATCCAATCCCCCGCGAAGTAATTGCGCCATTTTATACCATGTTTCAAACATTTCACGGCCGTAGATCCCTTTAATAATCAAGCCTTTGAAAATAATATCATCCCAGTTGACGGTTGTATCTTCCGGGAAAATTCCCAACACTGCAATTTTGCCGCCATGGTACATCGTGCGGATCATATCTTGTAAAGCGTTCTGATTCCCGGACATTTCCAGGCCGACGTCAAATCCATTGGCAATTTTCAAATCAGGGAAAGAATCTTCGATAGTCTCATTCTTTACATTAATGACTTTATCTGCGCCCATTGATTTTGCCAGATTCAAGCGAGTTTCATTTACATCCGTAACGACTACATTTCGTGCACCAATTTTTTTGCAGATTGCGGCTGCCATGCAACCAATCGGTCCGGCACCTGTAATGAGTACATCTTCCGCAACCATCGTAAATGACAGAGCACAGTGCACAGCATTTCCAAGTGGATCAAAAATGGAAGCGATTTCCGGTTCAATATCTTTATGAACCGGCCAAACATTTCCTTCCGGCATAACCATGAATTCCGCAAAGGCACCGGCTCTGTGGATTCCAATCCCAATTGTTTTATGACAAAGATGGCGCTGTCCGGCAAGGCAATTTCGGCAGGTACCACAGGTGATGTGTCCTTCACCGGAAACAATATCACCTTTTTTGTAATGGGTAACGCCCGGACCAAAATCAGCTACTTCACCGACGAATTCATGCCCTATAATTAAGGGCGGACTGATGGCGTTTTGAGCCCAATTGTCCCATTGATAAATATGTAAATCTGTTCCACAGATCGCTGTCTTATGGATCTTAATCAGAACGTCATTGGTTCCAAGCTCTGGCTCGGGAACATCGGTAAGTTCCAATCCCGGGCCGGTATTTTGTTTTACAATAGCTTTCATGATAGCGGAAAATAACAGTTTGGAATACGGACAACAAAATATATTTGTTTCCGCACCTCACCTTGTTTCCGCAGGGACACTCACCTAAATTCACCGGATCATTTATAGGAAGAAACGATATAAAGATCCAATATGGGACAAATCATAGCATTCACAAATCAAAAAGGAGGTGTGGGCAAAACCACCTCTGCCGTAAATCTTGCGGTTAGCCTTGCCGTGTCGGAAGTTAAAACTCTTCTCATTGATATGGATCCGCAAGCGAATGCAACTACCGGACTTTCCGAAATGACTACTCCGTCGGCATATACCATTTACGATGCGCTGATTCGCGGGCAGAATATTGAAGATGCAATATCAGAAACACAGTTAGAAAATTTCCATGTGGTAAGCTCTACTCATGATTTAGTGGGAGCGGAGGTAGAACTTGTAAGTGTCATCGCTAGGGAATATCAGCTGGAAAAAATCTTGAAAAAAATTCGCAAAGCATACGATTTTATTTTGATCGATTGTCCGCCTTCACTTGGGTTGCTCACCATTAATACACTGACGGCGGCAGATTCGCTGATTATTCCCATTCAATGCGAATATTATGCGCTTGAAGGGCTTGGGCAATTATTGAATACAGTGCGGTTGGTGCAACAGCATCTTAATACCGACCTTGAAATTGAAGGCGTTCTTTTAACCATGTATGATAAACGGTTAAATTTGAGCAAACAGGTAGCAGATGAAGTCCGAGAATATTTTGGAGATAAATTGTTCAAGACAACGATTCATCGTAACGTCCGTCTTGGTGAAGCGCCGAGTTTTGGAAAACCAGCTTTGCTTTATGATGCAAATTCGGTCGGCGCTCAAGATTACATTCAACTTGCAGAGGAGATGTTAGAACGTGGCAACTAAACGACTGGGACGCGGTCTCGAAGCACTCATTCGTCCAAAGGAAGATGCCCAACTTGCAGCGCCGGGTACCAATCGGATTCCGATCAAAGATATCGCGCTTAATCCCCATCAGCCCAGAAAAACATTTGATGCCGACAGCCTTGAAGAACTCACCGCATCCATAAAAGAAAAGGGAGTGATTACTCCGGTAACGGTTCGAGAAGATGATGGCAAATGGATTCTTGTTGCAGGCGAACGCAGATTAAGGGCTTCTAAAAAAGCAGGATTACAAACGATTCCCGCCTACGTGATCGAAGTGACATCAGAAGCAGAAATGATGGAAGTTGCCCTCATCGAAAACATTCAGCGCGAAAATTTGAATTCCATTGAAGAAGCAGAAGCCTACGCCGTTCTCCAAAGTCAATTTGGGCTTTCTCAGGAAAACATTGCAAAGGCGGTTGGAAAAAAACGAGTTACAATAACAAACTCACTTCGCTTATTGAAGTTGCCCACCGAAATCCGAAAAAGCCTGCAAGCCGGAGACATTTCTGCAGGACACGGACGTGCTATTTTATCTAAAAAAACTCCTGCAGAAATGGGTAGTCTTTGGAAACGAATTATCAAAGAAGAATTAAGCGTTCGAGCTGCCGAAACACTTTCCAAAGATAAGGCGCCACCAAAAAAATCGAAAAAATCAAAGCAAAATATCGAACCTTCTGTGAAGCAATTGGAGGATGAACTCGTTACCATTTTAGGCACCAAAGTAAAACTGAAACATAAAGGGAATCAGGGCGGAACCATTGTAGTGGATTATTATTCGAATAGCGACTTAGAAAGAATTCTGGACCTGTTTCGTTCTATAGATTAGGCTCGGCTCGTGAAGCCTTCTAAATATACATTTATGGTAATTCCCGATGGCGAAGGGAAACAAAGAACGACAACTTTTTCCAGTGGGATAACTAAAGTCATCTTCTGGACTTTGTTAATGGGCACTGTTGGGTCTGCCATTGCATTGATTTATTCTATTCCACGTGCTCGAGATTACCAAAACCTGTCCGAGCGTTACGAAAAAATACTTGGAGAGCGGGAAGCAATCCTAACCCTTGCGAAAGATTTAGACAAAATTCGCCAAATGGAAAATGTTGTTCGCCAAGGGCTTGGTTTAGAAGTCAATTCAGTTTTGGGGGATTCTGTTACCATGGAAGATATAGTATGGATCAAAATGGAATCTCCTCATATGCCAAAGGTCTTACCGATCAAAGGACTGGTTACCCAAGGATTATATATAGACTCAAGAAAAAAGGAAAAAAATCATTACGGCATTGATATAGCCGTAAAAAAAGGTGAACCTATTTTAGCGGTTGCTGCCGGTCGGGTGGTGTTTTCCGGTTGGTCCGATGAGTTTGGAAATCTTATTATTTTGTATCATGGAGATGGATATTTGACTTTTTACGGTCATAACAGTGCAAATTTGGTTCTGGCAAGCACACGTGTGAAACAGGGAGAAATCATTGCTCATTCGGGTAACACAGGTCTATCTTCCGGTCCACATTTACATTTTGAGGTATGGAAAGACCAAGAACCGGTGAACCCGATTTTGTTTTTTCCTGAATACGGGGAAGAATCCCTAAGCGGAGATAAAGATGGCTAAAGATAAAATGAAAAATATAGATACCATGATTGGTGCCGATGCTACGGTGGAAGGTACATTGCGTCTGCAGGGCGGGATCGTGATATATGGAAAAGTAAACGGAAATATCGAAACAGATGGTCCCTGCCGCATTGCAAAAGGGGGAAGCGTTGTTGGCGAAATTCGTGCAAGTGAGGCTCACATCGGAGGAAGAGTGGAAGGTAATGTGATTGCAGAAGGTCGTGCTGTCTTGGGTAACGGCGCAGAATTAATTGGTGATTTGGTTTATTCTAGTCTTGTCATTGAAGAAGGCGCCCAATTTGAAGGCCGTTGTGGAATTCTGCGCGAAAATGACTCTGTTCAGCCAACCCAAGAAGAAACTGCTCCGGAATTTCCTTCAGCAGAACACGAAGAATGACCGAAAAACCCTCGCGTAATTTTTCTCGGGGACTCTCCGCATTTCAAAAATATGTTTCTGAATCAGGCCCGGCAGCCGGTGCATCTTACACGTTATTGGGGTCGGTATTATTCTTCATGCTTTTAGGTTATTTTATTGATTCTAAATATGACTCCGAACCAGCTGGTGTATTAATTGGATTAAGCATTGGGTTAATCGCAGGTTTTTACCATCTTGCTAAAACCATTTGGGGTGATAAATCTTGAAACTGTTTTATTATGGAGTAATAGCTTCTATTGGTGTGGCAGGTTTGGCTGGCTGGCTGTTCCCCGAATTCCGAAGCGAAATTATTTTTGGTTGGCTAGGTCCTACGATTGGAGGTGTAGGATCAACTTTTATGTTAAATCGAGCAGCAAAAATTGACGCACGTGCCATCACGAAATCACTTCAAATTGGGTTTATGGTAAAACTGGCTTATTTCGGAGTGTATATTTTATTGGTATTCCAACTTTATGCTTTTGAACCGTTTCCTTTCGTGTGTAGTTTTGCTGGCTTTTTCATAACGATTTATGGTCTTGAAGCAGTCATTATAAAAAACCTAACTAAGTAGGTTAGGTCATTAATAAAACCCAATTAGAGTTGTAGTTATATGAGTTCAACAGATGCCGGAAGTGTAATGAATCAGGTGGGCGATAATATCATCCACCATGTTTCAAATTCAGATATTTCCCACCCGCTTATTCATTTGCCATCTATATATGGTATAGATTTTTCTGTTACAAAACATGTTCTAATGCTATGGGTGGTTGCGGTACTGGCGTCGGTTGCAATTATTGTTCCTGTCCGTAAATATCTGGGGTCTAA encodes the following:
- the secD gene encoding protein translocase subunit SecD — encoded protein: MRKNLTPRYIVIALVLAWAVYALIPTYQYQSLSMDEKDSLRVKGELADIEKGSLKQGLDLKGGIYIVLEVDLPTLLDNLALSKDQRFNKVLEVVKIDLADQTELDFFTHFEQIASKNGLRLLRYYHELGANDDEIMAALRNQADDAVNRVLEIIRNRVDQFGVSEPTIQKQGNRRIIVELAGIQDSQRARSLLQSTALLEFFIVKDPVVVNDVLLQIDKVLLGNEDFANADNQDIEAEKESTEKTEKTDEKLPDSEDKAVSVSELFGEEETEVNAGDSVTVDGQLFEDRPFSSLLRNLGNDVGVPEKNVYAIKKILEMEEVRERLRNVNGVFLFGDEALSAQVQEGSPETFYRLYLLESNPEITGGVVEEANATIGQQSSTVSGQSIVILDMNTDGSKKWAMVTGSNVGRRVAIVLDKKVHMAPTIQEKISGGGTRIEGFANMNEAKDIAIVLRAGALPVPVNIIEERVVGPSLGADSVRQGTNSVLIGLALVLIFMLVYYKMSGLIANFALVWNLILILAILAALGATLTLPGIAALILTVGMSIDANVIIFERIREELRKGKTNRAAIDAGYSRALTTIIDANITTVIAALVLYQFGTGPIRGFATVLFWGIVISMFTAIFLTRTIFKSFASKSGQGKMRIVQDSALDFMGKSRMASSLSIVLILAGIISLGLQNGPRLSIDFKGGTHVAVRYTENMDINAIRGAMGTVSIEGQSFNFSNEEIKHFGSQKEVSIRISHFDNEPENFSQAIVDYLYSAFPEQVPEDSQAFLLSIEKVGPKIGTELSGKAVGAILSALVLILIYISIRFEFSFALGAIAALAHDVLITIGIFSILDYEISLSIIAAFLTIVGYSLNDTIVIFDRIRENVKASKREDYDTVVNRSINESLGRTLITSLTTFMVVFVLWFYGGEVIHSFAFAMIIGVIVGTYSSIFVASPIVVRLHSSSAPK
- the kbl gene encoding glycine C-acetyltransferase; this translates as MGNSKQIYTDILRQIEHEGLFKTERTITTPQGVSIQTIEGKKVLNFCANNYLGLSDHPDVKASAAVALEKYGFGMSSVRFICGTQEIHKDLERKISEFFRTDDTILYTSCFDANGGLFETLLGPEDAVISDALNHASIIDGIRLCKAQRFRYANSDMEDLESKLKEADGSRIKMIATDGVFSMDGFIAKLDEITALAEKYNAMVMVDDSHATGFIGKTGRGSAEHRDVMNKIDIFTSTLGKALGGASGGFTTGRQEIIDLLRQRSRPYLFSNTVAPAIVAASIKVFEMLSSTTKLRDKLEENTLYFREKMSDAGFDIKPGTHPIVPVMLYDAVLSQKMAATLLEEGIYVIGFFFPVVPKGEARIRIQISAAMEKKHLDKAVAAFIKVGRKLKVVE
- the tdh gene encoding L-threonine 3-dehydrogenase — encoded protein: MKAIVKQNTGPGLELTDVPEPELGTNDVLIKIHKTAICGTDLHIYQWDNWAQNAISPPLIIGHEFVGEVADFGPGVTHYKKGDIVSGEGHITCGTCRNCLAGQRHLCHKTIGIGIHRAGAFAEFMVMPEGNVWPVHKDIEPEIASIFDPLGNAVHCALSFTMVAEDVLITGAGPIGCMAAAICKKIGARNVVVTDVNETRLNLAKSMGADKVINVKNETIEDSFPDLKIANGFDVGLEMSGNQNALQDMIRTMYHGGKIAVLGIFPEDTTVNWDDIIFKGLIIKGIYGREMFETWYKMAQLLRGGLDVSPVITHRFPAVDFEDAFKTIEDGDCGKVILEW
- a CDS encoding ParA family protein, whose amino-acid sequence is MGQIIAFTNQKGGVGKTTSAVNLAVSLAVSEVKTLLIDMDPQANATTGLSEMTTPSAYTIYDALIRGQNIEDAISETQLENFHVVSSTHDLVGAEVELVSVIAREYQLEKILKKIRKAYDFILIDCPPSLGLLTINTLTAADSLIIPIQCEYYALEGLGQLLNTVRLVQQHLNTDLEIEGVLLTMYDKRLNLSKQVADEVREYFGDKLFKTTIHRNVRLGEAPSFGKPALLYDANSVGAQDYIQLAEEMLERGN
- a CDS encoding ParB/RepB/Spo0J family partition protein; this encodes MATKRLGRGLEALIRPKEDAQLAAPGTNRIPIKDIALNPHQPRKTFDADSLEELTASIKEKGVITPVTVREDDGKWILVAGERRLRASKKAGLQTIPAYVIEVTSEAEMMEVALIENIQRENLNSIEEAEAYAVLQSQFGLSQENIAKAVGKKRVTITNSLRLLKLPTEIRKSLQAGDISAGHGRAILSKKTPAEMGSLWKRIIKEELSVRAAETLSKDKAPPKKSKKSKQNIEPSVKQLEDELVTILGTKVKLKHKGNQGGTIVVDYYSNSDLERILDLFRSID
- a CDS encoding M23 family metallopeptidase; its protein translation is MKPSKYTFMVIPDGEGKQRTTTFSSGITKVIFWTLLMGTVGSAIALIYSIPRARDYQNLSERYEKILGEREAILTLAKDLDKIRQMENVVRQGLGLEVNSVLGDSVTMEDIVWIKMESPHMPKVLPIKGLVTQGLYIDSRKKEKNHYGIDIAVKKGEPILAVAAGRVVFSGWSDEFGNLIILYHGDGYLTFYGHNSANLVLASTRVKQGEIIAHSGNTGLSSGPHLHFEVWKDQEPVNPILFFPEYGEESLSGDKDG
- a CDS encoding polymer-forming cytoskeletal protein — translated: MAKDKMKNIDTMIGADATVEGTLRLQGGIVIYGKVNGNIETDGPCRIAKGGSVVGEIRASEAHIGGRVEGNVIAEGRAVLGNGAELIGDLVYSSLVIEEGAQFEGRCGILRENDSVQPTQEETAPEFPSAEHEE
- a CDS encoding AtpZ/AtpI family protein; the protein is MTEKPSRNFSRGLSAFQKYVSESGPAAGASYTLLGSVLFFMLLGYFIDSKYDSEPAGVLIGLSIGLIAGFYHLAKTIWGDKS